From the genome of Bacteroidia bacterium:
GTGTATATCTCCGTTGTCTTACTGCTCCGATGTCCAAGTAACTCCTGAATGTAACGCAAATCTGTACCCTTCTCTAATAAATGTGTAGCATAACTATGACGTAACCAATGCAATGTTACAGGCTTTCTTATTCCAACCTTCGCTATGCATTGCTTTAATACATTACTCAAACTCCTTTCATTGTATGGCTCATTCGCCTTTTGACCCTCAAATAACCAAGTCATAGGCTTGTAATAACTGTAGTACTCCCTTAACATCTTTAAAATCTTGTCCGATAAGGGCGCAATCCGGTCTTTTCTGCCCTTGGCCTGTCGAATAATGATTACCATCCGATTGGAATCAATGTCATGTGGCCTTAAATTTAATAACTCACTACGCCTCAATCCACAACTGTATATTAACGATAACATTGTTCTATGCTTCAAATTCGTAGAAGCATTTAGTATTAATTTTACTTCTTCCTTACTTAATACATTGGGTAAAAGATGAGAACGCTTGGGACGATGAACCAATTCTATTTGCAACTTGGACCCCTCCACCTTGTCGAAAAATAATTTGATGGCATTAACTACCT
Proteins encoded in this window:
- a CDS encoding site-specific integrase is translated as MTKEELLRAIQLLSLTVTKVRHRECDKLKIDFEKDQLKIKAIKKIEGSCWSETFQSWLIPDSTAKLEQLIKLMGYRPEGDTLRSSHIIKIEQFKKWMGSKRYSKNSIKTYSDALLTFFRYMGDKPVEEINHLDILAFNNQYIIANKLSSSYQNQVVNAIKLFFDKVEGSKLQIELVHRPKRSHLLPNVLSKEEVKLILNASTNLKHRTMLSLIYSCGLRRSELLNLRPHDIDSNRMVIIIRQAKGRKDRIAPLSDKILKMLREYYSYYKPMTWLFEGQKANEPYNERSLSNVLKQCIAKVGIRKPVTLHWLRHSYATHLLEKGTDLRYIQELLGHRSSKTTEIYTHVSTQSIQKIISPFDEL